CTTTATGGTCGTTCTGGCATGCTCTTCGATCTTAATGCGCTCCCTTCCGGTCAGGGTTCCCCTTGGGACTGAGAGAAACTCTAACTCGCAATCGGTCAAAAAAGGCCTCTCGGCCCCGCCGAACCGATATCTTTGGCCCGCTATCCTCCGCAAACGTTTCAAAGCGACATCGCTCATCCGTTCCGATGGACGATTGCACTCCCTGATGAATTCCCGATCCTCATCCAATTGGGCAACTTCCTTGGCCAGGCGGCCGTCAATTTCTTCGGAGCCGTTCAAGAGGCGATCGTCCTGGGCATCCTTTTCCATCAAGGTTCGAATCAGGTCCAAGCGGAGATCTATGACCTCCATGCGGTCCTCGACCGAAGCCAGCTTGCAGGATTTGTCCAGGATATGCTCGGGGGTGACGATTTTACCGACGTCATGAAGCCAGGCGGCCAGAGTCAATTCCTCCAGCTCGTCCGGGGTGAAGCTCGTTTCGGCCAAGGGCCCGGTTCTTTCGTCCTGGATATGGGCGGCTATCATCCGGGTCAGTTCAACGACCCGTTTGATGTGTCCGGCCGTGTACGGTGATTTGGCGTCGATGGCCGCAGCAATGCTTCTGGTGAAGGAATGGAACAGCTCCGACAGGTCCTTGATCAGCTGGGTCTTGGTCAAAGCCACTGCCGCCAGTGATGCTAGAGATGCGGCCAGCTCCTCCAAATCCCGGCCAAAGGCCGTCACCCGGCCGGACTCCTGGTCGAAGGCATTGATGAGCTGCAGGACGCCGATGATGTCGCCCTCGTGGTTCTGCATGGGAATGACGAGCATCGATTGGGACCTGTATCCGGTCATTTCGTCATAGCGTTTGGGCCCGGAAAAATCGAAATCTTCGGCCTCGTACACGTCTCGGATGTTGATCCTGGTTTTCGAGTGGACAGCGTGGGCCGAGACATTGGAGTGATTGGGCTCGCCGCTGGCAAGATAGAGGGGAACGGACGGCAGGTCTGGCTTGAGGCCCGTGGCCCCTCCCATGCGGACTCCGAGGGAATGGTTTTGAAGAACGACGAAATCGAGAACCAGCCGATGTGGGTCAACGATATACAGGCTTCCGGCATCGGCTCTGGCCAAATGCCGGGCCTCCTGGACTATGAGCTCCAGAAGACGTTCGATATTGGACTCGCTCGACAGGGCGAGCCCCACTTCAACCATCCGTTTCAAGTTGGCCGCATGCTCGTCGGAATACATCCAGAAACTCCCTTTGCCGGCCAGCATCGATTCCGCATTGGGGGCCATCAGCCCTCCCTCGTTCAAGGTTTCTTCAAAGCAGGATCCAGTCGAGAACCGGCTTATGTCCCTGGCCTATGTCAAGAAGGGCCAAGCTGGGGCCCTCTCCGTACCGGGGTTCGGACATGGACCCCGGATTGAGAAGCCAAGTGCCGTTCTCGAGGCGACGCCAGTCCCTCTGGTGGGTGTGTCCGTAGAAGA
This Deltaproteobacteria bacterium DNA region includes the following protein-coding sequences:
- a CDS encoding HD domain-containing protein; its protein translation is MAPNAESMLAGKGSFWMYSDEHAANLKRMVEVGLALSSESNIERLLELIVQEARHLARADAGSLYIVDPHRLVLDFVVLQNHSLGVRMGGATGLKPDLPSVPLYLASGEPNHSNVSAHAVHSKTRINIRDVYEAEDFDFSGPKRYDEMTGYRSQSMLVIPMQNHEGDIIGVLQLINAFDQESGRVTAFGRDLEELAASLASLAAVALTKTQLIKDLSELFHSFTRSIAAAIDAKSPYTAGHIKRVVELTRMIAAHIQDERTGPLAETSFTPDELEELTLAAWLHDVGKIVTPEHILDKSCKLASVEDRMEVIDLRLDLIRTLMEKDAQDDRLLNGSEEIDGRLAKEVAQLDEDREFIRECNRPSERMSDVALKRLRRIAGQRYRFGGAERPFLTDCELEFLSVPRGTLTGRERIKIEEHARTTIKVLNQLTFPKKFAKVPEIAGQHHEKLDGTGYPRHLRNGQICIQSRILAIADIFEALTARDRPYKEPMSLRDALEVMKGLVKDGKIDSDLYEIFVRRGVSVQYGREFLDPWQLNVEDRPTICDARELPWLEDLIPMGRSDKVFDEIALLTREMARMDLSLVERVYWDVERLFAGHYPGYRQSTTKYHDHEHTCAVALATIRLMHGYHVRGNRVEPADISKTLIASLFHDTGFIQAEDDVEGTGAKYTVGHEERSIALMRSYFERHGIAEHDAEDCASMISCTILNRSMDEYFFRDEKVRLFGSMLGTADILAQMADRMYLEKLLLLYREFEEAQLPGYGSDIDLLRRTEGFYQDIKKRRIQGELGGVDRFMRDHFRQRWGFDADLYELAVERNLQTLRSVLRDGEEEIRSRLRTAE